In Fusobacterium hwasookii, a single window of DNA contains:
- the carB gene encoding carbamoyl-phosphate synthase large subunit codes for MPKRKDIKTILVIGSGPIIIGQAAEFDYAGTQACLSLREEGYEVILVNSNPATIMTDKEIADKVYIEPLTVEFLSKIIRKERPDALLPTLGGQVALNLAVALHESGVLDECGVEILGTKLTSIKQAEDRELFRDLMNELNEPVPDSAIVHTLEEAEKFVKEIGYPVIVRPAFTMGGTGGGICYNDEDLEEIVPNGLNYSPVHQCLLEKSIAGYKEIEYEVMRDSNDTAIVVCNMENIDPVGIHTGDSIVVAPCLTLTDRENHMLRDVSLKIIRALKIEGGCNVQIALDPDSFKYYIIEVTPRVSRSSALASKATGYPIAKIAAKIAVGMTLDEIINPVTNSSYACFEPAIDYVVTKIPRFPFDKFGDGDRYLGTQMKATGEVMAIGRTLEESLLKAIRSLEYGVHHLGLPNGEEFSLEKIIKRIKLAGDERLFFIGEALRRDVSIKEIHDYTKIDLFFLNKMKNIIDLEHLLKDNKGNIELLRKVKTFGFSDRVIAHRWEMTETEITELRHKHNIRPVYKMVDTCAAEFDSNTPYFYSTYEFENESTRSDKEKIVVLGSGPIRIGQGIEFDYATVHAIMAIKKLGYEAIVINNNPETVSTDFSISDKLYFEPLTQEDVMEILDLEKPLGVVVQFGGQTAINLADKLVKNGIQILGSSLDSIDTAEDRDRFEKLLVDLRIPQPLGKTAFDVETALKNANEIGYPVLVRPSYVLGGRAMEIVYNDEDLKKYMEKAVHINPEHPVLIDRYLIGKEIEVDAISDGENTFIPGIMEHIERAGVHSGDSISIYPPQSLSEKEIETLIDYTKKLASGLKVKGLINIQYVVSKGEIYVLEVNPRASRTVPFLSKVTGVPVANIAMQCILGKKLRDLGFTKDIADVGNFVSVKVPVFSFQKLKNVDTTLGPEMKSTGEVIGTDVNLQKALYKGLTAAGIKIKDYGRVLFTIDDKNKEAALNLAKGFSDVGFSIVATEGTGTYFEGHGLKVKKVGKIDNSDYSVLDAIQNGDVDIVINTTTKGKSSEKDGFKIRRKATEHGVICFTSLDTANALLRVIESMSFRVQSL; via the coding sequence ATGCCAAAAAGAAAAGATATAAAAACTATACTTGTAATAGGTTCAGGACCAATAATAATAGGACAAGCTGCTGAATTTGACTATGCAGGAACACAAGCTTGTTTATCTTTAAGAGAAGAAGGATATGAAGTAATACTTGTAAACTCAAACCCTGCAACAATTATGACAGATAAAGAAATTGCAGATAAGGTATATATAGAGCCATTGACTGTGGAATTTTTATCAAAGATAATAAGAAAAGAAAGACCTGATGCACTTTTACCAACTTTAGGAGGGCAAGTTGCATTAAATTTAGCAGTTGCTTTACATGAAAGTGGAGTCTTAGATGAATGTGGAGTTGAAATTTTAGGAACGAAATTAACTTCAATAAAACAAGCAGAAGATAGAGAATTATTTAGAGACTTAATGAATGAATTAAATGAACCTGTACCTGATTCTGCAATAGTTCACACATTAGAAGAAGCTGAAAAATTTGTAAAAGAAATAGGTTACCCTGTTATAGTAAGACCTGCATTTACAATGGGAGGAACAGGAGGAGGAATTTGTTACAATGATGAAGATTTAGAAGAAATTGTACCAAATGGATTAAATTATTCACCTGTTCATCAATGCTTGCTTGAAAAATCAATAGCAGGATATAAAGAAATAGAATATGAGGTTATGAGAGATAGCAATGATACTGCAATAGTTGTGTGTAATATGGAAAATATTGACCCTGTTGGAATACATACAGGAGATTCAATAGTTGTTGCACCTTGTTTAACATTGACTGATAGAGAAAATCATATGTTAAGAGATGTTTCATTGAAAATTATAAGAGCATTAAAAATTGAAGGTGGATGTAATGTGCAAATAGCACTTGACCCTGACTCTTTCAAATACTATATAATTGAAGTAACTCCAAGAGTTTCTCGTTCATCTGCACTTGCTTCAAAAGCAACTGGTTATCCAATAGCAAAAATAGCAGCAAAGATAGCAGTTGGAATGACTTTAGATGAGATAATAAACCCAGTTACTAATTCATCTTATGCTTGTTTTGAACCAGCAATAGACTATGTTGTAACAAAAATTCCGAGATTTCCATTTGATAAATTTGGAGATGGAGACAGATATTTAGGTACTCAAATGAAAGCAACAGGCGAAGTTATGGCGATAGGTAGAACTTTGGAAGAATCTTTACTTAAAGCTATAAGATCACTTGAATATGGAGTACATCACTTAGGTTTACCTAATGGAGAAGAGTTTTCATTAGAAAAGATAATTAAAAGAATTAAATTAGCTGGAGATGAAAGATTATTCTTTATAGGTGAAGCATTAAGAAGAGATGTAAGCATAAAAGAAATTCATGATTATACAAAAATAGATTTATTTTTCTTAAATAAAATGAAAAATATAATAGATTTAGAACATCTATTAAAAGATAATAAAGGAAATATTGAACTTTTAAGAAAGGTTAAAACTTTTGGTTTCTCTGATAGAGTTATAGCACATAGATGGGAAATGACAGAAACAGAGATAACAGAATTAAGACATAAACATAATATAAGACCTGTATATAAAATGGTTGATACTTGTGCTGCTGAATTTGATTCAAATACTCCATATTTTTATTCAACTTATGAATTTGAAAATGAGTCAACAAGAAGTGATAAAGAAAAGATAGTTGTTCTTGGTTCAGGACCTATAAGAATAGGGCAAGGAATAGAATTTGACTATGCAACAGTACATGCTATTATGGCAATTAAAAAATTAGGTTATGAAGCAATAGTAATAAATAATAACCCTGAAACTGTATCAACAGATTTTTCAATTTCAGATAAACTATATTTTGAACCTTTAACTCAAGAAGATGTTATGGAAATCTTGGATTTAGAAAAACCACTTGGTGTTGTTGTACAATTTGGGGGACAAACTGCAATTAACTTAGCAGATAAGTTAGTTAAAAATGGAATACAAATTTTAGGAAGTTCTCTTGATTCAATAGATACAGCTGAAGATAGAGATAGATTTGAAAAATTACTTGTAGATTTAAGAATTCCTCAACCATTAGGAAAGACTGCTTTTGATGTAGAAACTGCATTAAAGAATGCAAATGAAATAGGATATCCAGTATTAGTAAGACCATCTTATGTATTAGGTGGTAGAGCTATGGAAATAGTATATAATGATGAAGATTTAAAGAAATATATGGAAAAAGCAGTACATATAAATCCTGAACATCCAGTATTAATTGATAGATATTTGATAGGTAAGGAAATAGAAGTTGATGCTATATCTGACGGAGAAAATACTTTTATACCTGGAATAATGGAACATATTGAAAGAGCAGGAGTACACAGTGGAGACTCTATTTCAATATATCCGCCTCAAAGTTTATCAGAAAAAGAAATTGAAACTTTAATAGATTATACAAAAAAATTGGCAAGTGGTTTAAAAGTTAAAGGACTTATCAATATTCAATATGTTGTAAGCAAGGGAGAAATCTATGTGCTTGAAGTAAATCCAAGAGCTTCAAGAACAGTGCCATTCTTAAGTAAGGTTACAGGAGTTCCTGTTGCAAATATAGCTATGCAATGTATCTTAGGTAAAAAATTAAGAGATTTAGGCTTTACAAAAGATATTGCAGATGTAGGAAACTTTGTTTCTGTAAAAGTACCTGTATTCAGTTTCCAAAAATTAAAAAATGTTGATACAACATTAGGACCTGAAATGAAATCAACAGGAGAAGTTATAGGAACAGATGTAAATTTACAAAAGGCATTATATAAAGGACTTACAGCTGCTGGAATAAAAATAAAAGACTATGGTAGAGTATTATTTACAATAGATGATAAAAATAAAGAAGCTGCATTAAATCTTGCAAAAGGTTTCTCTGATGTAGGATTCTCAATTGTAGCGACAGAAGGAACAGGAACATATTTTGAAGGACATGGACTAAAAGTTAAAAAGGTTGGAAAAATAGATAACTCAGATTACAGTGTCTTAGATGCAATACAAAATGGAGATGTGGATATAGTTATAAATACTACAACAAAAGGGAAATCTAGTGAAAAAGATGGATTTAAAATTAGAAGAAAAGCAACAGAACATGGAGTAATTTGTTTTACTTCATTAGATACGGCAAATGCATTATTAAGAGTTATTGAATCAATGTCTTTCAGAGTGCAAAGTTTATAA